The Stigmatella aurantiaca DW4/3-1 genome contains the following window.
GCGCCTTACCATGCGAGGTCTGCTCCCTGAGCCCGCCCGGCGGCCATTCCTGCGCGGCGTCGCGATTCCGCTCGCGCTTCTTTGCTTCTTTGCTGGAGGGATGGCGGCGTGGGCCGACCACGACCCCTTCGCCCGGAGCTTCGACATTGTTCCCGTGAAGCTCGTTGCTGATCCGTCCGGCGGCATCGCACTGGAGGGTACCCGGTCTCTGCCCCCTGGCAGCCTGCATGCTGCCATCGCCCTCGACTTCAACCTGAACATCCTGTCGCTCAAGCTCGGGGACGAGAAGCTGGGCAATTTGCTGCCCTACCGGCTCGATGCCCATGCGCTCTTCGCCTACCAGTTGCACCGGCGTCTGGAACTGGCGCTGGATTTGCCCTTCACGGTGCTCCAGGGGGATCAGTTCGGGCTCTTGCGAGATGCGCTGGGTGCTCCGGACTTCCCCGGTGCGGCGGGGGTGAGCCGGGCCGGCCTGGGCGATGTGCGCCTCTTGCCCCGTGTGAGCCTGCTGGACCCCGAGCAGTTCCCCGTGGGCCTCGCCCTGGTGGGCGAGGTGCGGCTGCCCACCGGCGATGGCGGCAGCTTCCTGGGGGAGCGAGGCGTGCTCGTGGCCCCGAGACTCGCGGTGGAGCGGGCGTTCGGCCCGGTGCGGCTGCTGGGCAACCTGGGCTGGCGCTTCCGGCGCCACGCGCAGTACCTCAACCTCTTCGTGGATGACGAGCTCACGATGGGCGCGGGCGCCGTGGTGGATCTGCCCAACATCGGCCGGTTCACCGATGTGCAGGCGCTGGGCGAGATGCACCTGTCCACGCCCTCCTCGGCCCCGTTCAACTTCAGCCAGGCCGACTCCCTCAAGACCCCCTGGGAGGTGCTCGCGGGAGTCCGCACCCGGGTGGCGGGCCCCTGGGGCATCGCGCTGAACGTGGGCCGCGGCATCGGCTTGCGCGGAGGCTACGGGCGCGAGGACCTGCGCATCACCTTCACCGTGAGCTACGACAAGTCCGCCTTCGAGCTGGACAGCGATGGCGATGGCGTCCCCGACACCGTCGACAAGTGCCCCACCGAGAAGGAAGACCGCGACGGGTACCAGGACGATGACGGCTGCCTGGATCCGGACAACGATGGCGACGGCATCTCCGACGGAGAGGACCGCTGCCCCAACAAGCCCGGAACCGTCGAGCATCGCGGCTGCCCGGAGGATCTGGACACCGACGGCGATGGCATCCCGGATGTGCTGGACGCCTGCCCCGACAAGCCGGGCCCCAAGGAGTACGACGGCTGCCCGGACTCCGATGGCGACGAGGTGCCCGACAATGTGGACGACTGTCCGGACCTCTCCGGCCCGCCGGAGAACAATGGGTGCCCCTACGACTCGCCGCCCTTCGTGCTCGTCGAGTCCGACCGCATCCGGATCAAGGGCAACATCCTCTTCGAGACCGGCCAGGCGAAGATCCAGAAGCAGTCGTTCAAGCTGCTGGACGAAGTGGCCTCCGTGCTCCGGCGCAACCCCACGCTCGGCCCCGTCCTCATCGAGGGCCACACCGACAACGTGGGCTCACGCAACTACAACGTCGATCTGTCCCAGCGCCGGGCCAAGGCCGTCTTGGACTACCTCGCCGGCAAGGGCATCGACCGCAAGCGCCTGAGCTCCAAGGGCTTCGGCTTCGACCAGCCCATCGCCACCAATGACACGCCGCTGGGCCGCGCCAAGAACCGCCGCGTCGAGTTCCGTCTCATCAAGTCCGAGGTGGAGACGGCGCCTCGAGAGGTTCCCGCGCCCACGCCTCCGGCGGCCCCTGCCCCGCCGGGCGTGCCCCCGGAGCCCCCCGCAGCCCCCAAGCCGTGAGGCACAGGCGAGGGGTCCAACCCCTCAGCGCTTGAGCGCCCGTTCAATGCGCTGACGGATGGCGGCCTCGGACATCGAGCCGCGCACCGCGTCCGTCACCTTGCCGTCGCGATCCAGGAAGTAGAGCGTGGGCAGTGCCTCCACACGGTAGGCCCGCGCGATCTCATCGCTTGCGTACACCACGTAAGGGCCCAGATCCGGCAGGTGCCGCTTGACGAAGTCGTCCACCACGCGGGGCGCGATCTCCGCGTCGTCCCGGCTGGCCGCGACGAACGCCAGCCCCTTGCCCTCGTACTCCTTGGCCAGCTTCACCAGCGACGGCATCTCCTCCTGGCACGGCCCGCACCACGTCGCCCAAAAGTCGAGCATCACCACCTTGCCCCGCAGCTCCTCCAGCGCCATCGATCCACCGAGGTAGCGCTCCATCGGGAACTCGGGCATCGCGGTTCCATCCGGAACCAGCCGGGCCCGCCGCGCCTCCATCACCCCGAGGTAGACCATCCCCGCCAGCCCAAACCCCGCCGAGAGCGCCAGCAGGACCTTGGGCATGCCCCCGCCGCTTCCGCCCCGGGGGGGCGGCGGCGTTTCCTGAGGTTGCATCGCAGGCTGCGTCACGCGTCACCCTTCCTCGTCAGGTGGCGGTGCACGAGCGTCAGCACCCCGCGCACCCCCGCTTTCACCCGCGGATGGCGAACCACCCACCCCGCCACCCCGGGCCCATGCCGATAGTACCCTCGAATGAAGGCCCGGCCGATCCCATGCTGGCTCAGCACCTCGTCCCGGAAGGCCCGGAAGGCCACCAGCTCGGGGGCCTGGGGCCCGAACGCCGCCGTTGCGACGAAGCACGAGGACGCCGGGCTGATCCACATCAAGCGGCCGTTGGTGACGTTCACCACCAGCTTCAGCTTGGGCTCATCCGTGTAGAGAAACGCCAGCAAGTCCCTCCGGGCCACGGGGAACTCGGCGCCGCTGGCCTCCTCGAAGTCGATGCGCGTGTTGCCCCCGCTCCCCAGTTCGTCCACCGTGAAGAGGTAGCGGTTGGAGCTGCTCAGCCGTTCGACTTCCAGCCCCCGCAGCTCGCCGAAGTACGCCTTGAAGGGGGTATTGCACGCAGAGCAGACAAAGCGGTGGTAGGCGTGGCTGGTGGTGAAGGCGTAGTCGTCGATGCGCTTGCACCCCGTGTTGGGGCACGCGAGCTTCACCTTCGCTTGAGGCGCCGCCTGCGGATCATACCGCGACAGGCCCGTGTGCTTGTCGTACACGGCGGGCAGCTCCAGCGGCCGGGTGCCCAGGTTGCGCGTGGGGTGCGCGGCCCGCTCCAGCGCCAGCCCGGAGCGCCACGCCACCTCCGCCGGCCCCAGACGGCCCGCCACCGTGTGGCAGAGCGCTTCGGCGTGTGCCTTCACGGCCGCCTGAATGCCGTGCGCCGCCGCAGGGGCCTCGGGCACCCGGGTCACCGCCATGGCCTCCGCCAGCACCCGCTCCACCTCGGGCAACAGGGCCTCGGCCGCCTTGCGCGCCGGGTCCTCGGCGCGCCGGTACAGGGGAGGCTCGGGGATGCGCGCGAACAGGGCCGAGGCGCTCGCGCGCAGGCGCTCCAGCGCCACGGGCAACTCCTCCCGCCGCACTTCCATTTTCGCCGCCTTCACCAGGGCGGCCTGGAACAAGTCTTCAGGCTGCAAGGCGGCCCACATTACGGGCGCCTCCCGGCCCTGTCAGCGCCGAAACCACCCTGTCCCAAAACTGGCCCCCCCTCGCCGCCTGATGTACGACCAAGTAGGAGGGTGTAAACGCATGGGGATTCTGAAGTTCCTGGTGTGGACAGCGTGCGCGGTGGGGCTGGGCATCTTCCTGGCCCAGGGGCAGATCGACGGGCGCACGCCGCTGGACCACATGGACAGGGCCTGGAAGCGCACCACCCACCCCTCGCAGATGGATCGAATGAAGAACGGGGTGGAGCGGGTGAAGGGCGGGTTGGAGGAGGCCCTGGAGGACGCCCAGGAAGCTGTCGGCAAGAAGACACCTTCGGCCCCGCGGGAGCGCATCACCGCCGAGGACCGTGAGGCGGTCAATCGCATCATTGCCCAGAAGAAGTAAGCAGCCTCCCGCCCGCGGCGCCTCCCGCTTCCGCGCCCGCATCGTCCTCCTTAGCTTGAACGGGACGGTGGTCGGGTGTGGAGGCGGTCCATGGTGAGGACGCAGGCGAAGTGCGTGCTGCTGGCGATATCGTGCGCGCTGGGGGTGGCGGCGCCCGCCCAGGCAGCCCAGCGCCGGGGGGGCGAACGGCTCTGGCTCGAAGCCAAGGGTCAGCAGGTGCACACCCAGCGCTCCACCCTCAGCCAGGTGGCCCGGGCCGCCATGCCCTCCGTGGTGTCCATCACCACCCGGCAGGTGAGCACCGAAGCTTCCGGCGAGGAGGAATCTCAGAAGGGCATCGGCTCTGGCTTCATCATCCACCCGGACGGCTACATCCTCACGAGCGACCACGTGGTGGAGGGGGCCTCGGAGATCAGCGTCACGGTGCTCTCGCCCCAGGGGTATCCCGAGGAGTTTCCCGCCGAGGTGGTGGGCGAGGATGCCCGCACGGACTGTGCGCTGCTGCGCATCCGCGCGGGCCGGCCGCTGCCTGCCCTCAAGCTCTCCTCGGCGTCGCGCGTGGAGGTGGCTGACTGGATCGTCGTCATCGGCAACCCCTTCGGGCTGGCGCACTCCGTGACGGTGGGCGTCGTCAGCTACAAGGGCCGCACCGAGGTGACGCCCAACGGGCGTGACGGGGACTTCGACTACATGCAGATGGACGCGTCCATCAACCCGGGCAACTCCGGAGGGCCCGTGCTGGACCTGCGGGGCAACGTGGTGGCCATCGCGAACGCCGTCAACGTGGCCGGCCAGGGGATCGGCTTCGCGGTCCCCATCGACATCGCCAAGGCCGTGCTGCCGCACCTCCGGGCCCACGGCAAGGTGCGCCGGGGCTGGATGGGCATCACCGTGGAGGACTTCTCCCGGGACATGGCCACGGAGTTCGGGCTGGAGGGCTCGCGCCAGGGAGTGGTCGTCTCGGGCGTGCAAGAAGAGGGGCCCGCGGGCCGGGCGGGGCTGCGCGCAGGCGATGTCATCGTGGCCCTGAATGCCCAGCCCGTGGCCCGGGCCCACATGCTGCGCTGGCAGGTGTCCGCGCGCGGGGCGGGCCGGAGCGTGATGCTGCAAGTCCGGCGGGGGCGGCTGCCCCTCAAGCTCCGGGTCACCCTGGAGGATCTGCCCGCCGAGGCGGCCCCGGTGGCCCCCGTGGCGGCCAGGCCTTCGCCCCCCAGCAAGCCTGTCCGCTCCCCTTGAAGTCGCGGGGAGACGGCACCTGAGCCGCCACGCGGCTTGCGTTCCCCTTGAGTGAGCGCTACACAGTGCGCCTTTTCGCACCCCGGCGGGCCACTCGCGTGGCGTCTGGGCGCGCATCGCAAGAGAGAGGAACCCCATGGCCGAGGAAGCCAAGAAGACCAACCCGCACAAGAGCTGGCCGCGCACGGCCAAGGGCGGGGGCAAGAAGGCGTGCACCATTGACGGCTGTAAGCGCCCGTACCGCGCCAAGGGCTACTGCTTCTTCCACTTCAAGAAGTGGCGTCAGGCGGAGCTGCCCCACTCCCGTTACCGCACGTGCTCCAAGCCGGAGTGCCGCGTGAAGACCTCCAAGGGCGGCCTGTGCGAGAAGCACTACGCCGAGACCTACAAGAAGGAGGCGGCGGCCTAGCGCCGTTGCCCCTCTGGCAGCACGGGGGCGCCTCCTCGCTCAGGGAGCGGAGGCGCCCCGCTTCACCCCCCGTCCCAGGTGCTTGAAGGCCGAGAGCCACAGCTCCGCCTCGCGCTGGGAGAGCTTCGCGCGCAGCAGCGTCCGCTCCATCTCGCGCAACACGTGCTCGGGCGCCTGCGGGTTGAGAAACTCCGAGGCCAGCAACACCTCGTTCATCCGCGCTCCGAGCGCGCTCAGCGTGCCCATGCGTGCCCCCGGCTCGGGCTCCGGCGGTGGCGCGGGCTGCGCATCCTCCCGGCCACACAGGTACAGCAGCACCCCGGCCGCCTGGGCCAGGTTCATCGAGGGCTGCACCTCACTCGTCGGGATGACGAGGACATCCGCGCACACCGCCAGCTCGGCGTCGGACAGGCCGCGTTGCTCCCCTCCGAGCACCAGCGCCACCCTGCCCCGCGCGCTCTCCTCCGCCAGACGCCGCACCGCCTGTTCCGGCGTGAGCGGAATGCGCCCCTTGAGCTGGGTACGAGAGGTGGTGCCAACCGCATACACGCACTCGGAAAGCGCCTCGGGAAGCTCTCGCGCCACCGCCATGCGCTCCAGCACCCGCTCTCCTTTGACGGCAAGCCGCTCGGCGCCGCGGAAGGCATAGGTGGCGGGGTCTGACAAGATGAGGCGGAAAAACCCAAAGTTCGCCATCACCCGGGCCACGGCTCCCAGGTTGTCTGGAGAACGCGTCTGATGAAGGACAACGGTCAACTGCTCACCCAGCCCCATTCCCTGGAGTTTAGCTGGATGCTCCGGGCGGTGATCGGTATATTCCCGGCCGATGCGTCGTTGGGTCCCTGCACTTCTCGTGTCTCTCGTCCTGGCCGCCTGTGGCGGCGCGGGCACTCCCGTGCGCACGGCTCCCAGCGCGCGTCAGGCCCTCACGGGCTCTCCAGAGGCGCTGGAGTTCGAGTCCGCCTCCACGCGCCTGGAGCTGTTCCGCGAGCTGGCCCGGCTGTCCGAGCACGAGGCGGGGCGAGCGGCCCAAGCCCTGGTGCTCTTCCCCATCACCCAGAACGGTGAGCTGGTGGCGGCCCCCGGCTTCGAGGCGCGGATGGACCTGCTCCAGTCGCCCGAGACGGGCGGGGCGATGCAGCTCGCGTTCGATGGGCGCGCCGGTGAGCCCTGGCAGGATGATCGCCGCGACAGCCTCCAGGGGCTGTCGGAGCGAGAGGCGGCCGAGTTGGTGGCGCGCACCCTGCTGACGCACTGGCAGATCCAGCCCGCGGGGCCTGTCCAGGTGGAGCGCGTCCCAGGGGCCCCGTACGCGGTCGCCTACGTGGATGGCATCCTGCGCATCAACCCGGCCTTCCTCTACCTGGCGGCGGCGTCAGGTCCTGCTTCCACTGCGGTGGGCGTCCAGTAGAGTCCGCGCCTCCCCGCAAACCCGCGGGTCCCGAGGCGCCTCGTGAACACGTCCGCTCTCCACGCGCAGCTTCCCCACACCCTCCGGAAGACCCACCTGCCCGCGCTGGGCTCGCACTACCAGGGCAAGGTCCGCGACACCTACCGGAAGGAAGACCGGCTCACGCTGGTCACAACGGACCGGCTGTCCGCGTTTGACCATGTGCTGACCACCATCCCCTTCAAGGGAGAGGTGCTCAACCGGCTGGCCACGTTCTGGTTCGAGCGGACCCGGCACATCGTCCCCAACCACGTGCTGGATGTGCCGGACGCCAACGTCACCGTGGCGCGCGCGTGCCAGCCCTTCGCCCTCGAGATGGTGGTGCGCGGCTACCTCACCGGCAGCCTGTGGCGCGACTACCAGAAAGGAACGCACACGGCCTACGGCCTGCCCTTCCCCGCGGGGCTCCGCAAGGACGAGCGCTTTCCCATGCCCCTCATCACCCCGTCCACCAAGGCCGAGTATGGGCAGCATGACGCGCCCATCTCCGAGGCGGAGATCCTCGCCCGGGGGCTGGCCAGCCCGCGCGACTGGTCCCGGCTCTCCGAGGCCGCCCTGGGGCTGTTCGCCGAGGGCCAGCGTCAGGCCCGCGAGCGGGGGCTCATCCTCGTGGACACCAAGTACGAGTTCGGAAAGGTGGGCAACGAGCTCTACGTCATCGACGAGATGCACACCCCGGACTCCAGCCGGTACTGGGTCGCCGAGGAGTACGAGGCCCGCTTCGCCAAGGGCGAGGACCAGCAGATGCTCGACAAGGAAAACATCCGCCAGTGGCTCATCCGCGAGCGGGGGTTCTCGGGCGAGGGCACGCCCCCGCCGATCCCCGACGAAGTGCGCGTGGAGCTGGCCGTGAAGTACCTCTCGGCCTACGAGCGCCTCACCGGAAACTCCCTGCGGCTGGAGCCCGGCGATGTCCACGCGCGCATCGAGAAGAACCTGCGCGCCGCCCACTACCTGTAGGCCCGGGCGGCCGCGCCACGCGCCTACCCGGCGCGGCCGAACACCCGGCGGAAGATGTCGTCCACGTGCCGCGTGTGGTAGCCCGTGGAGAAGCAGTCGCGGATCTCTTCGGGCGTCATCACCTTCAACAAGTCCGCGTCCGCGAGAAGCGCCGTGCGGAAGTCCGCCCCCTCCTCGTACATCTTCATCGCGTTGCGCTGGACGATGACGTAGGCCGCCTGCCGGTCCATCCCCTTGCGCGCCAACTCCAGCAAGATGCGCTGTGAGTTCACCACGCCGCCCAGCAGCTCCAGGTTCTTCTGCATCTGCTCGGGATAGACGCGCAGGTTCTCCATCAGCCCCGCGAAGCGGTGGAGCATGAAGTCCATCACGATGGTGGCGTCCGGCCCGATCACCCGCTCCACGGACGAGTGGGAGATGTCCCGCTCGTGCCACAGCGCCACGTCTTCCAGCGCGCTCACCGCGTAGCCCCGCAGGAGCCGCGCCAACCCTGACAGGTTCTCCGACAGGATGGGGTTGCGCTTGTGCGGCATGGCGCTGGAGCCCTTCTGCCCCGGGGTGAAGGCCTCCTCCACCTCGCGCACTTCCGTGCGCTGAAGGTGGCGGATCTCCACCGCGAACTTCTCGATGCTGGCGCCCAGCAGGGCCAGCGCCCCGAAGTACTCCGCGTGACGGTCTCGCTGCACGATCTGGCTGGAGGCGGGGGCCGGATGGAGCCCCAGCTTGCGGCACACCGTCTCCTCCACCGCCGGGGGCAGGTGCGCGAACGTGCCCACCGCGCCGGAGATCTTCCCGACGGCGATGGTCTCCCGCGCCCGCTCCAACCGCGCCCGGCCCCGGCTCAGCTCGTCGTACCAGATGGCCAGCTTGTGGCCGAAGGTGATGGGCTCGGCGTGGATGCCGTGGCTGCGGCCCATCATCACCGTGAGCCGGTGCTCGAAGGCACGCTTCTCGACCGCCGCCATCACCCGCCCCAGCCCCTTCAGGATGAGATCCAACGCGTCGCGCAGCGTCAGACCCAGCGAGGTGTCCAGCACGTCCGAGGACGTCATGCCCAGGTGCAGCCAGCGGGCACTGGGCCCCACCCGCTCCTCCATGAAGGTCAGGAACGCGATGACGTCGTGCTTGGTGGTGCGTTCGATCTCCTCGATGCGCGCCGCGTCCTCGGCCGTGAAGTCACCCGCCCGGGCCCGGCAGTCCTCCAGCGCCTCGCGCGGGGCAAGCCCCGCCTCCACCATGCCCTCCAGCGCGGTGAGCTCCACATCGCGCCAGCGGCGCAAGCGGGCCACGTCGGACCAAAGGGAGGACATCTCCTGCAGGCTGTATCGAGGAATCACGCGTTGACCTTTATGAAAGAGCCCTGCTTCAAGGCTGGAGCCCCGCGCAGCAGCGGAACCCCACCGTGCCGGAGCGTGCCGAGGGAAGGCCATTGAGCCGCGCCGAGCAGCGCACCGCGAACGCCGAGCGGTTGAAGGCCCCGCCCTTCTGGGTCATGTCCGCGCCCCCGGCATACGGCGTGGACGTCCACTCCGCCACGTTGCCCGAGAGATCCGCGACCCCATGGGAGGAGCGGCACTGAGCGAACCGGCCGGACTCAGCCAGCACCCGGTCGTTGCCCGCGGCGTCGTCGGTGCTGCAGCGGTTCGCATCGAACTCGTTGCCGTAGGGAAAACGGGCGTTGCCCGCGCCCTTGCAGGCCTTTTCCCACTCCTCTTCCGCGCAGAGCCGCTTGCCCACGTTCTGGCAGGCATCCTTTGCCTCCAGCCAGCTCACGTTGACGGTGGGAAACACCCCGGCCCGGTTGGGGAACTCGAACTCGTCCACACAGAAGGAAGGCACCTGACGGCTCTCGAGCGGCTTCTCATCGGACGCCCGATCCGGATCATCCGGGGCGGAGCCCATCTTGAAAGCCCCGCCGCTCACCAGCTTCATCCCCGGCGGGCAGCTCCCCGCGGGCGCCATCGCCACGGCTGACGGTCCCTCCTGGGGCGCGGGAGGCTGCGCCCGAGGCGCTCCAGGCACCGGCAGGGACGGCGTCCCCGCGGCCGGGGCCGGGGCCCCTGCCCCCTGACGAAGCCGCTTCAGCAGCAGGTAGCCGACGGCGGAGCCTGTCACCAGGCCCGCGACCGTCAACAGCGCCAGCCACAGGAGCAGCCGGCGGCGCTCTCCCGTCTCCCGCTCCTTCCGCGTGGACCTTCTCTTGACGCCCCTGGGCTCGGAAGGGGCTGGGGGCGGCACGGGAGGACTGGCCGCGGGAGTCCCCGGGGCCATGGAGGGCCGGGGGGCTGAGGGAGGCTTGCTGGCGCGCGGCTCCGGCGCAGGCCGCGGCTCGGCCGGAGCGTTTGCCGCGGGGGCGCGGACAGGCGGCTCCGGAGCGTCCGCCTTGCGGGAGACGGGCGCCGCGGGGGGCGCGGCCATGATCGCGGCCAGCATCTCCGCATCCATCGGCTGGGTGGCCTCGGACGGAGGCTCCGGGTGCTTGGCCCCCCGGGAAGGCCCCGGGGGCGCCACCTGGGCGACGGGAAGCTGATCCGTGGGAACCGGCGGCGGAGGCTTCTCGGCCTGGCGCACGGAGGGCAAGCTCCGCGACGGCCGGCTGGCGGCCCCCGGGCTGCGCGCCACGATGGCGGACACCTCGGTGGAGAACTCCCCCGCCGTCTTCGGCCGGGCCAGCGGGTTGGCGTTGAGCGCCCGCCGGTAGAGGGACTCGAAGGAGGGCGGAAGCTCTGGATTCTTCGCCAGGATCTCCGGCACCCCATTGCCATCGGGCGTGAGCCCGGTGAGCATCTCGCCCACGATGGCCGCGAGCGAGTAGATGTCCATCCGCGCGTCGATCTCGCCGCCGGAGACATACTCAGGGGCGATGTACCCCTCCACCCGGTGCCCCTTCTGGGCCTGGACGAACGGCGGGCGGGGAATTCCCAGGGCAAGCCCGTAGTCCGTCACCTTGAGCATGTCCGGCAGGACGATGATGTTCTCGGGCTTGAGGTCCGAGTGAGGACCGTACCGGTGCGAGGCATCGATCGCGGCGGCAAGCTGCGCCAGCAACGGCTCCACTTCCCGCAGCGTGAACAGCTGCCCCTTCGCCTCGCGCCCTTCCATCATCCGGCGCAGCGTCATGCCCTCCACGAGCTGCGTGGTGAAGAAGGGCCGGTCCCGGTCGGTGCCCTCCTCGTACACCCTCAGCATGTTGGGGTGGGTGAGTTTCTTCCCCACCTTCAGCACCAACGAGAACTGGGTCCGCTCCTCGGGCTCCTGCAACAACCGAGGGCTGATGACCTTGAGGGCCACCTCGACCTCATGGGCCTGGTCCAGGACCCGGAAGACGTGGCCCAGCGGCCCCCCGCCGACCCACTCCTGGACGGCGAAGCGCCCCGCGACGACGTCACCCGGCTTGTAGGGCGCATTCTCGGAGCTGCTGCGGCGGCGCGCGGGCGCTCCCGGTGCTTGCCGGGCCACGTCGTACTTCTGCCCGCAGGTCGGGCAGGTCTCGCTCGTGTCAGGGACGTGGCTGCCGCAGCGGTAGCAGAGCACGGGGGAGGGGCTCCAAATCCTTACGGGCCCTTGGCCGACAGCCCGCGTCATCCCTATCCTGCCCGTACCCGGGTCCGCAAGGAACGGTCGCGTTTCATCGTCCGGTGGAGCCGAATCCCCCCTCGCCCCGAACGGTGGCCTCCAAGACGGAGACCTCCTGAATCTCCACGGTCGACACGGGCACCACCACGAGCTGGGCAATCCGATCTCCCCGGCTCAGGGTGAAGGGATCTCGCGAGAGATTCACCAGGATGACCTGCACCTCGCCCCGGTAGTCCGCGTCGATGGTGCCAGGCGAGTTGAGCAAGGTGATGCCATGCTTCAGCGCCAGGCCCGAGCGGGGGCGCACCTGCCCCTCATAGCCGGGGGGCAGCGCGATGGCGAATCCGGTGGGAACGGCTAGGCGCTCGAAGGGCTCCAGCACCCGCCCCCCGTCGATGTCCGCCCGGAGATCCATCCCCGCGGCGAGTTCCGTCTCATAGCGTGGCAGGGGCAATGGCGCGGGGTGCTCGGGGCGCACACGGCGCACCTGCAGGCTCAGGGGCGAGGGCATGCTTCTCAAGTAGCATGTACCCCTACATCTGTCAGATTCGCGGCCCGGCGCCCCGGGCCAAGGCCCTTCCGTCCTTATCAAGGAGGGGGTGAGCCCACGAAGGCCTGCGGACGGTGACGGAACCGCAGGGGGTCTACCGCCTGCGCGGACAGCTCGAGCTGATAGTGAAGGTGCGGGCCCGTCGACCGGCCGGTATTGCCCGAGCGGGCGATGGTCTCTCCCCGCGCCACCCGCTGGCCGCTGCGCACCAACAGCTCCGAGTTGTGACAGTAGGCCGTCGTCACCCCGCGGCCGTGGTCGATGATGAGCACCTTGCCGTTCACCGCGTCCTCGCTCGCGCGGCGCACCGTGCCCTCGGCCACCCCGCGAACCTCGGTCCCCACGGGGACACCGAGATCCACCCCCGTGTGCAGCTTGCGCGTCCCCAGCGTGGGGTGGACGCGATAACCGAAAGGACTGGAGATACGGACGGACTCCGAGACAGGCCACGCCAGTCCGAAGGCCGTGGTGAGCGCGAGGCTCTGGGTGGCCGCCACCGCGGCGTCCTCGAAGCCCGGAGGAAGCTGCCGGGACAGCCGCTCCACGGAGAGGACCCCTCCTTCCGCCGACACCCGCTCCACGGCATAGCGGGCCGGCACACGCCCGGCAAACACCGCAATGAGGCGCGCCTCTTCGTCCGGAAAGTCCTCCGCGAGGGCTTCGTGGAGCGCCCTCGCCGCCGACGGGCCCCCTTCCGCGTCGAGCAGCGACAAGGGAGCCACCCCCACTTCCGTGGCAAGCGCCATCGCGTTCCTGCGTGCCTGGGGCTTCAGCCCCTTCAGCGCCAGGTGGGTGCCATAGCCGAGCGCCTCCGCGTCGGAGAGCACCCGCCGCAAGGGCGCTTCCGGCAGGAGCGCGGCGGCCACCATCCCCGAGCTGCTCACCCCCTCGTAATAGGCCAACAAGGGGCGCGCGGTGCTCTGGGTCCCGGCGGCCCAGGCCGCACCGCGCCGCACCAGCGCCCCGGCGGGCGTGTGGTGATACGCCGCCCAGAGGCACAGGGCGGCCATCGAGAAGTCGAGCAGTCCTCGGGCGCGGCGTGAAAACACAGGGCCCTCTCAGCGCACGAAGGAGAGAAGGGGCGAGGCATCCAGCACGGCCACGAGCGCCAGGGGCACCGACAGCGCCGAACCCACGAGCCCATACGAGAGCGCCTGCCACCGCGAGCGGACGTGCTCCTGCGAGGCGGCATCGGCGTGTTGAAGGTTCCGCAGCACCGCG
Protein-coding sequences here:
- a CDS encoding bifunctional serine/threonine-protein kinase/formylglycine-generating enzyme family protein, with translation MLCYRCGSHVPDTSETCPTCGQKYDVARQAPGAPARRRSSSENAPYKPGDVVAGRFAVQEWVGGGPLGHVFRVLDQAHEVEVALKVISPRLLQEPEERTQFSLVLKVGKKLTHPNMLRVYEEGTDRDRPFFTTQLVEGMTLRRMMEGREAKGQLFTLREVEPLLAQLAAAIDASHRYGPHSDLKPENIIVLPDMLKVTDYGLALGIPRPPFVQAQKGHRVEGYIAPEYVSGGEIDARMDIYSLAAIVGEMLTGLTPDGNGVPEILAKNPELPPSFESLYRRALNANPLARPKTAGEFSTEVSAIVARSPGAASRPSRSLPSVRQAEKPPPPVPTDQLPVAQVAPPGPSRGAKHPEPPSEATQPMDAEMLAAIMAAPPAAPVSRKADAPEPPVRAPAANAPAEPRPAPEPRASKPPSAPRPSMAPGTPAASPPVPPPAPSEPRGVKRRSTRKERETGERRRLLLWLALLTVAGLVTGSAVGYLLLKRLRQGAGAPAPAAGTPSLPVPGAPRAQPPAPQEGPSAVAMAPAGSCPPGMKLVSGGAFKMGSAPDDPDRASDEKPLESRQVPSFCVDEFEFPNRAGVFPTVNVSWLEAKDACQNVGKRLCAEEEWEKACKGAGNARFPYGNEFDANRCSTDDAAGNDRVLAESGRFAQCRSSHGVADLSGNVAEWTSTPYAGGADMTQKGGAFNRSAFAVRCSARLNGLPSARSGTVGFRCCAGLQP
- the purB gene encoding adenylosuccinate lyase, producing MIPRYSLQEMSSLWSDVARLRRWRDVELTALEGMVEAGLAPREALEDCRARAGDFTAEDAARIEEIERTTKHDVIAFLTFMEERVGPSARWLHLGMTSSDVLDTSLGLTLRDALDLILKGLGRVMAAVEKRAFEHRLTVMMGRSHGIHAEPITFGHKLAIWYDELSRGRARLERARETIAVGKISGAVGTFAHLPPAVEETVCRKLGLHPAPASSQIVQRDRHAEYFGALALLGASIEKFAVEIRHLQRTEVREVEEAFTPGQKGSSAMPHKRNPILSENLSGLARLLRGYAVSALEDVALWHERDISHSSVERVIGPDATIVMDFMLHRFAGLMENLRVYPEQMQKNLELLGGVVNSQRILLELARKGMDRQAAYVIVQRNAMKMYEEGADFRTALLADADLLKVMTPEEIRDCFSTGYHTRHVDDIFRRVFGRAG
- a CDS encoding M23 family metallopeptidase, with the translated sequence MFSRRARGLLDFSMAALCLWAAYHHTPAGALVRRGAAWAAGTQSTARPLLAYYEGVSSSGMVAAALLPEAPLRRVLSDAEALGYGTHLALKGLKPQARRNAMALATEVGVAPLSLLDAEGGPSAARALHEALAEDFPDEEARLIAVFAGRVPARYAVERVSAEGGVLSVERLSRQLPPGFEDAAVAATQSLALTTAFGLAWPVSESVRISSPFGYRVHPTLGTRKLHTGVDLGVPVGTEVRGVAEGTVRRASEDAVNGKVLIIDHGRGVTTAYCHNSELLVRSGQRVARGETIARSGNTGRSTGPHLHYQLELSAQAVDPLRFRHRPQAFVGSPPP
- the dut gene encoding dUTP diphosphatase; this encodes MPSPLSLQVRRVRPEHPAPLPLPRYETELAAGMDLRADIDGGRVLEPFERLAVPTGFAIALPPGYEGQVRPRSGLALKHGITLLNSPGTIDADYRGEVQVILVNLSRDPFTLSRGDRIAQLVVVPVSTVEIQEVSVLEATVRGEGGFGSTGR